The Roseovarius indicus genome has a segment encoding these proteins:
- a CDS encoding TetR/AcrR family transcriptional regulator, with protein MAPRNSSKNLILDKAYELVMVNGYAGTSIDMILQATGLTKGAFFYHFKSKTDLGMELARRYVNQDSSKFYRIIQAVDKQMDDPLERNLVFIERLAEWYEEQTNMPGCLFASFSYYKVSDETALFMKKAQRKWRKFYSQRYEEIMQQYPPRIPVRSEDLADHFMGTVEGGFVLSRIYQQPEHVAMQLRQFKNYVQLIFEPEAGQAATG; from the coding sequence ATGGCCCCTAGAAACTCTTCCAAGAACCTCATTCTGGACAAGGCTTATGAGCTTGTGATGGTGAATGGGTATGCCGGCACGTCGATCGACATGATCCTGCAGGCGACCGGCCTTACCAAGGGGGCGTTCTTTTACCATTTCAAGTCGAAGACCGATCTCGGGATGGAGCTGGCCCGGCGCTATGTGAACCAGGACAGCAGCAAGTTCTACCGGATCATCCAGGCCGTCGACAAGCAGATGGACGACCCGCTGGAACGCAACCTTGTCTTCATCGAGCGCCTGGCTGAATGGTACGAAGAGCAGACAAACATGCCGGGCTGTCTTTTCGCCTCGTTCAGCTATTACAAGGTGTCCGATGAAACCGCGCTGTTCATGAAGAAGGCGCAACGGAAATGGCGCAAGTTCTACTCGCAGAGATACGAAGAGATCATGCAGCAGTATCCGCCACGCATCCCGGTCAGGAGCGAGGACCTTGCCGATCATTTCATGGGGACGGTCGAGGGTGGTTTCGTGCTGAGCCGCATCTATCAGCAGCCCGAGCACGTCGCCATGCAGCTGCGGCAGTTCAAGAATTACGTGCAGCTTATCTTCGAACCGGAGGCCGGACAGGCCGCCACGGGGTGA
- a CDS encoding ABC transporter ATP-binding protein: protein MVNDPILKVEDLVIESDLERDPATGKNKQLVKGVSFELQRGEVLGLIGESGAGKTTIGLSALCYSRPGCRISGGRIDFDGTDLRTAGPDHVRDIRGRSVAYIAQSAAASFNPALRLKRQAGETAVRHNLENWAGADKRSVELFEELNLPSPKHFGDKYPHQVSGGQLQRAMAAMAVTCNPSVLVLDEPTTALDVTTQIEVLMTLRKLIHNHNAAALYISHDLAVVAQVADRIMVLRNGQCVEVGTAEQIMYHPREQYTKDLLAVRASDTEKPFLPPVKSETAKVLEVDNLTASYRSLLKVVENVTFDIKRGETVALVGESGSGKSSLARAICGLVQIDKGSVKLNGDAIPLAYSKRSKDQLKKMQLVYQMPDMALNPRHKIGKIIGRAVRHFNGGASANVDAEVAELLRMVDLPEDFANRLPRDLSGGQKQRVCVARALAAKPDVLVCDEVTSALDSLVAEELLALLARIQNEVGLGILFITHDLGLVRRTANRVLVMFKGEVVDEGTVEEVYSPPHHPYTEKLLASVPEMRLGWLDEVVEKRGASMFEDNAA from the coding sequence ATGGTAAACGATCCGATACTCAAGGTCGAAGACCTCGTGATCGAAAGCGATCTCGAGCGTGACCCGGCCACCGGCAAGAACAAGCAGCTGGTCAAGGGCGTCAGCTTCGAGCTGCAACGCGGCGAGGTTCTCGGCCTGATCGGCGAATCCGGCGCCGGCAAGACGACGATCGGCCTGTCGGCCCTGTGCTACAGCCGCCCCGGCTGCCGCATCTCCGGCGGCCGGATCGACTTCGACGGCACCGACCTTCGCACCGCCGGCCCCGACCATGTCCGCGATATCCGCGGCCGCTCGGTGGCCTACATCGCCCAGAGCGCGGCAGCCTCCTTCAACCCGGCCCTGCGCCTGAAACGGCAGGCCGGCGAAACCGCGGTGCGCCACAACCTCGAGAACTGGGCCGGCGCCGACAAACGGTCGGTCGAACTTTTCGAGGAACTCAACCTCCCCTCGCCCAAGCACTTCGGCGACAAGTACCCGCACCAGGTGTCGGGCGGCCAGCTGCAGCGGGCGATGGCCGCCATGGCAGTCACCTGCAACCCCTCCGTTCTGGTGCTCGACGAACCGACAACGGCGCTCGACGTGACCACCCAGATCGAAGTGCTGATGACCCTGCGCAAGCTCATCCACAACCACAACGCCGCGGCCCTCTACATTTCCCACGACCTTGCCGTCGTGGCCCAGGTGGCCGACCGGATCATGGTGCTGCGCAACGGCCAATGCGTCGAAGTGGGCACCGCCGAGCAGATCATGTATCACCCGCGCGAGCAGTACACCAAGGACCTGCTCGCCGTCCGCGCCAGCGATACCGAGAAACCCTTCCTTCCCCCGGTCAAAAGTGAAACCGCGAAGGTGCTGGAAGTCGACAATCTCACCGCCAGCTACCGCTCGTTGCTCAAGGTCGTGGAAAACGTGACCTTCGACATCAAGCGCGGCGAGACGGTGGCGCTGGTCGGCGAATCCGGCAGCGGCAAAAGCAGCCTGGCCCGCGCCATCTGCGGCCTCGTGCAGATCGACAAAGGATCCGTGAAGCTCAACGGCGATGCGATCCCGCTGGCCTATTCAAAACGGTCGAAGGATCAGTTGAAGAAGATGCAACTGGTCTACCAGATGCCCGACATGGCCCTCAATCCGCGGCACAAGATCGGCAAGATCATCGGGCGCGCCGTGCGGCATTTCAACGGCGGAGCCTCGGCGAATGTCGATGCCGAGGTGGCCGAGCTCCTGCGCATGGTCGACCTTCCCGAGGATTTCGCGAACCGCCTGCCCCGCGACCTGTCGGGCGGTCAGAAGCAGCGGGTCTGCGTGGCGCGCGCGCTCGCGGCCAAACCCGATGTCCTTGTCTGCGACGAGGTCACCAGCGCGCTCGACTCGCTGGTCGCCGAGGAACTGCTCGCCCTTCTTGCGCGCATCCAGAACGAGGTCGGCCTCGGCATCCTCTTCATCACTCACGACCTTGGCCTGGTGCGCCGCACCGCCAACCGGGTTCTCGTCATGTTCAAGGGCGAAGTGGTGGATGAAGGCACGGTCGAAGAGGTCTACAGCCCGCCGCACCATCCCTACACCGAAAAGCTCCTGGCCTCGGTGCCGGAAATGCGGCTCGGCTGGCTGGACGAGGTCGTCGAGAAGCGCGGCGCCTCCATGTTCGAAGACAACGCGGCCTGA
- a CDS encoding ABC transporter permease — MKKLHLFGEPVTPQAFIGLTIIGIYAILAFFAPIISPYDATETLGPVWGPPEWGHWLGFDNLGRDMLSRIIYGTPVTIGTALAASILSYLIGCTLGFIAAMSSSFVDGIISRVMDVFLAIPTLVFALALLTVFNGIFALIAAIGILSAPRVFRIARAVAMDITALEYVEVARLRGEPLRWIIFQEVAPNALPALVAEFGLRVSYSLLFISSLSFLGFGVQPPLADWGSLVRENVLVIGFGGFAALYPAGALALLAVGVSLVVDWVLSFGQRKGEEW; from the coding sequence ATGAAGAAACTTCACCTATTCGGCGAACCGGTGACGCCACAGGCATTTATTGGCCTCACGATCATCGGCATCTACGCCATCCTGGCCTTCTTTGCGCCGATCATCTCGCCTTACGACGCGACCGAGACGCTCGGGCCAGTCTGGGGGCCGCCGGAATGGGGCCACTGGCTGGGCTTCGACAACCTCGGGCGTGATATGCTGTCGAGGATCATCTACGGCACGCCGGTCACCATCGGCACGGCGCTCGCAGCCTCGATCCTCTCCTACCTGATCGGCTGCACGCTGGGCTTTATCGCGGCCATGTCGTCCTCCTTCGTCGACGGCATCATCTCGCGGGTGATGGATGTCTTCCTCGCCATTCCGACGCTGGTTTTCGCGCTTGCCCTGCTGACGGTCTTCAACGGCATCTTTGCCCTGATTGCCGCGATCGGCATCCTGAGCGCGCCGCGGGTGTTCCGCATCGCGCGGGCCGTGGCGATGGACATCACGGCCCTCGAATACGTCGAGGTGGCTCGCCTTCGCGGCGAGCCCCTGCGCTGGATCATCTTCCAGGAAGTCGCCCCCAACGCGCTGCCCGCGCTGGTGGCCGAATTCGGCCTCCGGGTCTCGTACAGCCTGCTGTTCATTTCGTCGCTCAGCTTTCTCGGCTTCGGTGTCCAGCCTCCGCTGGCCGACTGGGGCTCGCTGGTGCGGGAAAACGTGCTGGTCATCGGCTTCGGCGGCTTCGCGGCCCTCTATCCGGCCGGCGCCCTGGCGCTGCTGGCGGTGGGCGTCAGCCTGGTGGTCGACTGGGTGCTGTCCTTCGGACAAAGAAAGGGTGAGGAATGGTAA
- a CDS encoding ABC transporter permease, with protein MLRLIISRLLISIVTLLGVSIVIFAGTEVLPGDIAQIILGTNATPEGLAAIRDNLGLNEPAHIRYFEWLWNFVRGDFGSSLAANAFGNASSINQEIALRLGNTVALAGAAVLLAAIPGILLGVFAAIRPKHLINRVVNTTSVISVSLPDFFIAYVFIAVFSVQLGIFPSVSNVNADMELAERLHRMALPVLTLVVINFAYILRLTRATIADILSRPYIEMAVLKGLPTWRIVMQHALPNGLGPLANIVALSFAILIVGTVVLEVVFVYPGMGRYMVDAVSRRDVPVVQACSMIFASFFVGLNFLADLFAILVNPRLRYPK; from the coding sequence ATGTTACGACTGATCATCAGCAGGTTACTGATTTCCATTGTCACGCTGCTCGGCGTTTCAATCGTCATCTTCGCAGGCACCGAGGTGCTTCCGGGCGATATCGCGCAGATCATCCTCGGAACCAACGCCACCCCCGAGGGGCTGGCCGCCATCCGTGATAACCTCGGCCTGAACGAGCCCGCCCACATCCGCTACTTCGAATGGCTCTGGAACTTCGTGCGGGGCGACTTTGGCAGCTCGCTGGCGGCCAACGCTTTCGGCAACGCCTCCTCCATCAACCAGGAAATCGCCTTGCGCCTCGGCAACACCGTCGCGCTTGCCGGCGCCGCGGTGCTGCTGGCCGCCATCCCGGGGATCCTGTTGGGGGTCTTCGCGGCGATCCGGCCCAAGCACCTGATCAACAGGGTCGTGAACACCACCAGCGTGATCTCGGTGTCACTGCCCGACTTCTTCATCGCCTACGTGTTCATCGCGGTGTTCTCCGTTCAGCTGGGCATCTTCCCCTCGGTGTCGAACGTCAACGCCGACATGGAACTGGCCGAACGGCTCCACCGCATGGCGCTGCCGGTCCTGACGCTCGTCGTCATCAACTTCGCCTACATCCTGCGGCTGACACGGGCGACGATCGCCGACATCCTGTCGCGCCCCTACATCGAGATGGCCGTTCTGAAAGGCCTTCCGACATGGCGGATCGTCATGCAGCACGCCCTGCCCAACGGCCTTGGCCCGCTGGCCAACATCGTGGCGCTCTCCTTCGCGATCCTGATCGTGGGAACGGTCGTGCTCGAGGTGGTGTTCGTCTACCCTGGCATGGGCCGCTACATGGTCGACGCCGTCTCGCGGCGTGACGTGCCGGTCGTCCAGGCCTGCAGCATGATCTTCGCCTCGTTCTTCGTCGGCCTCAACTTCCTCGCCGACCTGTTCGCGATCCTCGTCAACCCAAGGCTACGGTACCCGAAATGA
- a CDS encoding RidA family protein — protein sequence MTDAITHIHPNNDAGVSRGVATEHFVYAAGLAIDGATMRRVPEADTIENETRICLQRIEDTLAEAGLSLKDVAKTSCWVSDEAYRFEFIHAYRDYFAPGPFPSRGTVSASLAGDCRVQIEVTAVRPEPADS from the coding sequence ATGACAGACGCGATTACACATATCCACCCGAACAACGACGCGGGTGTGTCCCGCGGGGTTGCGACCGAGCATTTCGTCTATGCCGCGGGCCTCGCCATCGACGGCGCCACCATGCGGCGCGTTCCCGAGGCGGACACGATCGAGAACGAGACCCGGATCTGCCTGCAGAGAATCGAAGACACCCTGGCCGAAGCAGGACTGAGCCTGAAAGACGTGGCAAAGACAAGCTGCTGGGTCTCGGACGAAGCCTACCGATTCGAATTCATCCACGCCTACCGCGACTATTTCGCCCCGGGCCCCTTCCCGAGCCGCGGCACGGTGTCGGCCAGCCTCGCCGGCGACTGCCGGGTTCAGATCGAGGTGACCGCCGTACGGCCCGAGCCCGCAGACAGCTGA
- a CDS encoding flavin reductase family protein has translation MPEDKSRPSTGPEKSVRDLRNALGGFVTGVTVVTTEIDGERCGFTANSFCSVSLDPPLVLVCIGKTSSNFSKFQKADHFCINVLAEAQRDVSQQFATSGIDRFEGIACETGALGSPVIPDSLSWFECAMHDRFDAGDHEILVGRVEDYGYGTQSPLAYFRGNYVLFELEKQIAGYPKHGGNFGVILEGPGGVILEETGRDGMLKLPSAPKLGTPEAKDGLYGHLMSLGIEFGIEFVFAVWEEDNADGFSVYYRGTASNTPETDRLKTFQVDEIPYDRLGPYEARLLTRYAEEHASQNFTIYSGTSTKGDWLHPGERAGTA, from the coding sequence ATGCCCGAAGACAAAAGCCGGCCGTCCACCGGCCCAGAGAAATCCGTAAGAGATCTTCGCAATGCGCTTGGTGGCTTTGTGACAGGCGTGACCGTGGTCACCACCGAGATCGATGGCGAACGGTGCGGCTTCACGGCCAATTCCTTCTGCTCGGTGTCGCTCGATCCGCCGCTTGTCCTGGTCTGCATCGGCAAGACCTCGTCGAACTTCTCGAAGTTCCAGAAGGCCGATCATTTCTGCATCAACGTGCTGGCCGAGGCGCAACGCGACGTGTCGCAGCAATTCGCCACCAGCGGCATCGACCGTTTCGAGGGGATCGCCTGCGAAACCGGCGCGCTTGGCAGCCCGGTGATCCCGGACTCGCTGTCCTGGTTCGAATGCGCGATGCATGACCGTTTCGACGCCGGCGACCACGAGATCCTCGTGGGCCGGGTCGAGGATTACGGCTACGGCACGCAAAGCCCGCTGGCCTATTTCCGCGGCAATTACGTGCTGTTCGAGCTGGAAAAACAGATTGCCGGCTACCCGAAGCACGGCGGGAATTTCGGGGTGATCCTGGAAGGCCCCGGCGGCGTGATCCTAGAAGAGACGGGCCGCGACGGGATGCTCAAACTGCCGAGCGCGCCGAAGCTCGGTACGCCCGAGGCCAAGGATGGGCTTTACGGTCACCTCATGTCACTGGGCATCGAGTTCGGCATCGAGTTCGTCTTCGCGGTGTGGGAAGAGGATAACGCCGACGGGTTCAGCGTCTATTACCGCGGCACCGCCAGCAACACCCCCGAAACCGACCGGCTAAAGACATTCCAGGTCGACGAAATTCCCTATGACAGGCTTGGGCCCTACGAGGCGCGGCTGCTGACCCGCTACGCCGAGGAGCACGCAAGCCAGAACTTCACCATCTACAGCGGCACCTCGACCAAGGGCGACTGGCTTCACCCGGGCGAGCGCGCCGGGACGGCCTGA
- a CDS encoding LLM class flavin-dependent oxidoreductase, which produces MKDDLEGKGGADNLVVPGPDELRFDMLVTLSNINGTKSWPQLLNETRRRVQDLERLGFDGAWFGEHHFDVYSTDACPNPVMLATDLAARTKTLRLCMGAVTLTTWHPLRLAEDLAMLDHFSNGRLEVGFSRGIIPFEIVNINPDADRTKPEVSKAIFAENLEIIKRAWTQEKFDWDGERHQFPKPGIKYHPNPETPTLDGVTDSDGNWNKMMLVPRPLQEPTPPMWATSETIEGFVNAAEAGLGGITLFPNGRKLMKLLEAYQEARRGVTGVLPPLGANCALARKVFVAPTDEEARRIYKPIAEKRLEVYTKVRGLGVFLDEGEDENDPKFQNMSAFDLLFDRGHLFVGSPETVTNKIVEMSKEFGIRHWLFGGDADAAITSEDSQRSLEMMGNEVLPAAREALVNAE; this is translated from the coding sequence TTGAAGGACGATCTTGAAGGTAAAGGCGGGGCCGATAATCTGGTGGTGCCGGGGCCCGACGAACTGCGGTTCGACATGCTCGTCACCCTGTCCAACATCAACGGCACCAAAAGCTGGCCGCAGCTTCTGAACGAGACGCGGCGCCGGGTGCAGGATCTCGAACGGCTGGGCTTCGACGGGGCCTGGTTCGGCGAGCATCACTTCGACGTCTACAGCACCGATGCCTGCCCCAACCCGGTCATGCTGGCAACCGACCTCGCCGCGCGCACCAAGACGCTGCGGCTTTGCATGGGCGCGGTCACCCTGACCACATGGCACCCGCTGCGCCTGGCCGAAGACCTGGCAATGCTCGATCACTTCAGCAACGGCCGCCTCGAAGTCGGCTTCTCGCGCGGCATCATTCCGTTCGAGATCGTGAACATCAACCCCGACGCCGACCGCACCAAGCCCGAGGTCAGCAAGGCGATCTTCGCCGAGAACCTCGAGATCATCAAACGGGCCTGGACGCAGGAGAAATTCGACTGGGACGGCGAACGCCACCAGTTCCCGAAACCCGGCATCAAGTATCATCCGAACCCGGAAACGCCCACGCTCGACGGGGTGACCGACAGCGACGGCAACTGGAACAAGATGATGCTCGTGCCCCGCCCCCTGCAGGAGCCGACACCGCCGATGTGGGCAACCTCGGAAACCATCGAGGGCTTCGTCAACGCGGCCGAGGCCGGGCTTGGCGGGATCACGCTCTTCCCCAACGGCCGCAAGCTGATGAAACTGCTCGAGGCCTACCAGGAGGCACGCCGCGGCGTGACAGGCGTTCTGCCGCCGCTCGGCGCCAACTGCGCGCTTGCCCGCAAGGTATTCGTGGCACCCACGGATGAAGAAGCCCGCCGGATCTATAAGCCCATCGCCGAGAAGCGGCTCGAAGTCTACACCAAGGTGCGCGGCCTTGGCGTGTTCCTCGACGAGGGCGAAGACGAGAACGACCCCAAGTTCCAGAACATGAGCGCCTTCGACCTGCTCTTCGATCGCGGGCACCTGTTCGTCGGCTCCCCGGAAACGGTGACCAACAAGATCGTCGAGATGTCGAAGGAATTCGGCATCCGGCACTGGCTGTTCGGAGGCGACGCAGATGCGGCCATCACCAGTGAAGACAGTCAGCGATCCCTGGAAATGATGGGCAACGAGGTGTTGCCCGCAGCCCGGGAAGCCCTTGTAAACGCCGAGTAA
- a CDS encoding alpha/beta fold hydrolase, with product MVTFIHGIGSNLDAWDSVLEHFGPGYRILRYDLRGFGQSTRIKGRYEIGAFVEDLMNLLHHLEIERCHLVGFSLGGLIAQAAALMYPDTFDRLVLASTLGAIDEDDQAFLDDRYAQLLKGDPGWEKAIANYFSPEFLAANPGHIEKLKADRAKNDPEIFAMAYRIIAESDFAPYLHQIRSKTLVFTGEHDRASPRMAHAMAAEIPDAEAKVLEGLRHNLLVEDPRLMAATIRDFLDG from the coding sequence GTGGTGACGTTCATCCACGGAATCGGCTCGAATCTCGACGCCTGGGATTCCGTGCTCGAGCATTTCGGCCCCGGCTACCGGATCCTGCGCTACGATCTGCGCGGTTTCGGCCAGTCGACGCGAATCAAGGGGCGCTACGAGATCGGCGCTTTTGTCGAAGACCTGATGAACCTGCTTCACCACCTGGAGATCGAGCGATGCCATCTTGTGGGGTTCTCGCTCGGCGGCCTAATCGCCCAGGCGGCGGCGCTGATGTATCCCGATACGTTCGACCGCCTTGTGCTGGCTTCGACGCTCGGGGCGATCGATGAGGATGACCAGGCTTTTCTCGATGACCGGTATGCCCAGCTTCTCAAGGGGGATCCGGGCTGGGAGAAGGCCATCGCGAACTACTTCTCTCCGGAATTCCTTGCTGCGAATCCGGGCCATATCGAAAAGCTGAAGGCGGATCGTGCGAAGAACGATCCCGAGATTTTTGCCATGGCTTACAGGATCATCGCCGAAAGCGATTTTGCGCCTTACCTGCACCAGATTCGCTCGAAAACACTGGTCTTTACAGGGGAGCACGATCGCGCAAGTCCGCGCATGGCGCATGCCATGGCGGCGGAGATTCCCGATGCGGAGGCGAAGGTGCTGGAAGGGCTGCGGCACAATCTACTGGTCGAGGACCCTCGGCTGATGGCGGCGACGATTCGCGACTTTCTCGACGGTTGA